From a region of the Artemia franciscana unplaced genomic scaffold, ASM3288406v1 Scaffold_296, whole genome shotgun sequence genome:
- the LOC136043091 gene encoding PRA1 family protein 2-like isoform X1, with amino-acid sequence MCFLTLQNHLDLCPNMSSSATKTDNGIELSPLRSLDDFLLESARFQVPNLKDFEKWGNRVVQNLLYYQTNYFMLGLVIFTIVGVIHPTQMLVGLISFAVGVAGFSYASDAHSQITSFKQSHPLICLAIFLAAFYLLFQLVGSLLVFLLGILLPIAVSFVHASLRLRNLKNKIVNKMEMVGLKKTPMGVILETFGIEYTPFQ; translated from the exons atGTCAAGTTCAGCGACTAAGACTGACAATGGTATTGAATTATCTCCTCTGAGATCCCTGGACGACTTTTTGCTCGAGTCTGCTAGATTTCAAGTACCAAACCTCAAAGACTTTGAGAAATGGGGAAACAGGGTTGTTCAGAACCTTCTCTACTaccaaacaaattattttatgcTAGGGCTTGTGATTTTTACCATTGTAGG GGTTATTCATCCAACACAAATGCTTGTGGGACTGATCTCATTCGCTGTTGGCGTTGCTGGATTCTCGTATGCCTCTGACGCGCATTCGCAGATTACATCTTTTAAGCAGTCTCACCCTCTTATTTGTTTGGCTATTTTTCTGGCTGCATTCTATCTTCTATTCCAGTTAGTTGGATCGCTTCTCGTCTTCCTGCTTGGAATCCTGCTTCCTATTGCTg TATCTTTTGTTCATGCTTCGTTACGGCTtcgaaatttgaaaaacaagattGTTAATAAAATGGAGATGGTTGGATTGAAGAAAACGCCAATGGGGGTCATTCTTGAGACTTTTGGAATTGAATATACTCCGTTTCAGTAA
- the LOC136043091 gene encoding PRA1 family protein 3-like isoform X2 translates to MSSSATKTDNGIELSPLRSLDDFLLESARFQVPNLKDFEKWGNRVVQNLLYYQTNYFMLGLVIFTIVGVIHPTQMLVGLISFAVGVAGFSYASDAHSQITSFKQSHPLICLAIFLAAFYLLFQLVGSLLVFLLGILLPIAVSFVHASLRLRNLKNKIVNKMEMVGLKKTPMGVILETFGIEYTPFQ, encoded by the exons atGTCAAGTTCAGCGACTAAGACTGACAATGGTATTGAATTATCTCCTCTGAGATCCCTGGACGACTTTTTGCTCGAGTCTGCTAGATTTCAAGTACCAAACCTCAAAGACTTTGAGAAATGGGGAAACAGGGTTGTTCAGAACCTTCTCTACTaccaaacaaattattttatgcTAGGGCTTGTGATTTTTACCATTGTAGG GGTTATTCATCCAACACAAATGCTTGTGGGACTGATCTCATTCGCTGTTGGCGTTGCTGGATTCTCGTATGCCTCTGACGCGCATTCGCAGATTACATCTTTTAAGCAGTCTCACCCTCTTATTTGTTTGGCTATTTTTCTGGCTGCATTCTATCTTCTATTCCAGTTAGTTGGATCGCTTCTCGTCTTCCTGCTTGGAATCCTGCTTCCTATTGCTg TATCTTTTGTTCATGCTTCGTTACGGCTtcgaaatttgaaaaacaagattGTTAATAAAATGGAGATGGTTGGATTGAAGAAAACGCCAATGGGGGTCATTCTTGAGACTTTTGGAATTGAATATACTCCGTTTCAGTAA